The following proteins come from a genomic window of Platichthys flesus chromosome 1, fPlaFle2.1, whole genome shotgun sequence:
- the LOC133951048 gene encoding switch-associated protein 70-like, translating into MWLREELLKSIWHAFTALDVDSRGKVSKSQLKVLSHNLCTVMKIPHDPVSLEEHFKNDDKGLLSNQGYMPYLNQFILDKVREDFDVQDFYKMCWTLCFKKNICTKHLLITQDDAFKVWCIFNFLSEDNYPLVIIIEEIEYFLRKVLEAMGSEWSEEKFADYKLQLGSENCLTAWELIELVGLGYFSKGMNQQTLSLGINEVYQELILDVLKQGYMMKKGHRRKNWTERWFVLRPDTLSYFVCEDLLEQKGKILLDINCCVESLSEKDGKKCLFLIKCPDISFEINASDKKKKQEWIQAIQTCIQMLRLGLSSPHREARLRRRELRQKQHAEEEDLKEKMRRLQVANEHKQRELEAMREKMEESAAQAVLEENRRRKSHLDLQDRHRLDLEREKMVHQQMERQVAQKSFELEQYLQRVRELEDMYHRLEEALEDERQAKQDEEEMRKLQARLLEEEAAKRVELEQIHLQQQRALSQTEAEKQELVADQRAKERELRTAMLQLESLERERQGALEQYEEVSRKLKGAANKSKSWKDKVAKHEGLMRLIQPGDKAPQRITNWGPASFTDTELEIRKKSWQERKNQGPQAQ; encoded by the exons ATGTGGCTGCGAGAGGAGCTGTTGAAGTCCATATGGCACGCGTTCACTGCGCTGGACGTGGACAGTCGAGGGAAGGTCTCCAAGTCTCAGTTAAAG GTGTTGTCTCACAACCTGTGCACAGTGATGAAGATCCCTCACGACCCTGTGTCCCTcgaagaacattttaaaaacgaCGACAAAGGGCTTCTGTCCAACCAAGGCTACATGCCGTACCTCAACCAGTTCATACTGGACAAG GTGCGGGAGGATTTTGACGTGCAGGATTTTTACAAGATGTGCTGGACCCTGTGTTTCAAGAAAAATATCTGCACCAAACATCTGCTCATCACACAGGACGATGCTTTCAAGGTCTGGTGCATTTTCAACTTTCTGTCAGAAGACAACTACCCACTGGTCATAATCATTGAAGAG ATTGAGTACTTTCTGCGTAAGGTGCTGGAGGCCATGGGGAGCGAATGGAGTGAGGAGAAGTTTGCAGATTACAAGCTGCAGCTGGGCTCGGAGAACTGCCTGACCGCCTGGGAGCTGATCGAACTGGTGGGGCTGGGATACTTCAGCAAGGGCATGAACCAGCAGACCCTGTCCCTGGGCATCAATGAGGTCTACCAGGAGCTCATACTGGATGTGCTCAAACAG GGATACATGATGAAGAAGGGCCACAGGAGGAAGAACTGGACTGAGCGCTGGTTTGTCCTTCGACCCGACACCCTGTCCTACTTCGTCTGTGAGGATCTTCTGGAGCAGAAAGGAAAAATCCTTTTGGACATAAACTGCTGTGTAGAG TCTCTTTCTGAAAAAGATGGGAAGAAATGCCTTTTCCTCATCAAGTGCCCTGACATAAGCTTCGAAATCAATGCTTCagataaaaagaagaagcaggaatGGATCCAAG CCATTCAGACGTGCATCCAGATGCTGAGGCTGGGGCTGTCGTCTCCTCACCGCGAGGCGCGGCTGAGGCGCAGGGAGCTGCGGCAGAAGCAGCACGCCGAGGAGGAGGacctgaaggagaagatgaggcGGCTCCAGGTGGCCAACgagcacaaacagagagagctgGAGGCCATGAGGGAG AAAATGGAAGAGTCTGCAGCTCAAGCAGTGTtagaggagaacaggaggaggaagtctCATTTAGACCTACAGGACCGCCACAGGCTggacctggagagagagaaaatg gttcatcagcagatggagAGGCAGGTGGCGCAGAAGTCCTTTGAACTGGAGCAGTACCTGCAGCGCGTCCGGGAGCTGGAGGACATGTACCACCGGCTGGAGGAGGCCTtagaggacgagagacaggCCaagcaggacgaggaggaaaTGCGAAAACTGCAGGCCAG gctgctggaggaggaggcggccaAGAGGGTCGAGCTGGAGCAgatccacctgcagcagcagagggcgctgtctCAGACCGAGGCTGAGAAGCAGGAGCTGGTGGCCGACCAGCGGGCCAAGGAGCGAGAGCTGCGGACAGCcatgctgcagctggagagtcTGGAGAGGGAGCGGCAGGGAGCACTGGAGCAGTATGAG GAGGTGTCGAGGAAGCTTAAGGGAGCAGCCAACAAGTCAAAGTCTTGGAAAGACAAGGTGGCCAAACATGAGGGGCTGATGCGTCTCATCCAGCCAG GTGATAAAGCACCTCAGAGAATCACCAACTGGGGTCCAGCCTCGTTCACTGACACAGAGCTGGAGATCCGGAAGAAGTCGTGGCAGGAGAGGAAGAACCAGGGGCCCCAGGCTCAGTGA